Proteins encoded within one genomic window of Alteribacter populi:
- a CDS encoding aminopeptidase: MSNFEQKLAKYAELAVRMGINVQEGQDVVVNAPVTAADFVRKVVKEAYEAGAKNVHVEWNDDQTARIRYDLAPMEAFKEFPEWKAKGMEALAEKGAAFLTIKSTDPDLFKGVPAERISTQNKTAGLAMDTFRKYIQSDKVSWCVTAAPSAGWAKKVFPDVSEEEAEEKLWEAMFEAVRINTADPVQAWKDHDVTLQTKAKFLNEQKYKALHYTAAGTDLTVELPEGHIWVGGGGPNTDGTHFIANMPTEEVFTLPKKDGVNGTVRNTKPLNYSGNVIDGFALTFENGKVIDFQAEEGYETLKHLLDTDEGARYLGEVALVPHSSPISQSGILFYNTLYDENASNHLALGSAYAFCVEGGPDMSKEEQEAHGINNSITHVDFMVGSGDMNIDGIKEDGSREPVFRNGEWATND; encoded by the coding sequence ATGAGTAACTTTGAACAAAAGCTTGCAAAATATGCGGAATTAGCTGTTCGAATGGGGATTAACGTCCAAGAAGGACAAGACGTTGTCGTAAACGCCCCGGTAACCGCTGCTGATTTTGTGAGAAAAGTGGTAAAAGAAGCTTATGAAGCAGGTGCAAAAAATGTACACGTAGAATGGAACGATGACCAAACTGCGAGAATCCGCTATGACCTCGCACCGATGGAAGCTTTCAAAGAATTTCCTGAATGGAAAGCAAAAGGAATGGAAGCGCTCGCTGAAAAAGGAGCAGCGTTTTTAACGATCAAATCAACGGACCCGGACTTATTTAAAGGCGTGCCAGCTGAACGAATTTCCACCCAAAACAAAACAGCCGGTCTGGCGATGGACACGTTTAGAAAATACATACAGTCTGACAAAGTCAGCTGGTGTGTAACAGCAGCACCATCTGCAGGATGGGCTAAAAAAGTATTTCCTGATGTATCAGAAGAAGAAGCGGAAGAAAAACTTTGGGAAGCGATGTTTGAGGCTGTTCGTATTAACACAGCAGACCCTGTACAAGCATGGAAAGACCATGATGTAACTCTCCAAACAAAGGCGAAGTTTTTAAACGAACAAAAATACAAAGCGCTTCATTATACAGCTGCAGGAACAGATTTAACAGTTGAACTTCCAGAGGGCCACATTTGGGTTGGCGGTGGTGGTCCAAATACTGATGGCACTCACTTTATCGCTAACATGCCGACAGAAGAAGTGTTCACATTACCTAAAAAAGATGGGGTAAACGGTACCGTTCGCAACACGAAACCATTAAACTACAGCGGCAATGTAATTGATGGCTTCGCTTTAACTTTCGAAAACGGGAAAGTGATTGACTTCCAAGCAGAAGAAGGTTATGAAACATTGAAGCATTTGTTGGATACAGATGAAGGCGCTCGCTACTTAGGTGAAGTTGCCCTTGTTCCACACAGCTCACCGATTTCACAATCAGGCATCCTCTTCTACAACACGTTGTATGATGAAAATGCATCGAACCACCTTGCATTAGGAAGCGCCTATGCGTTTTGTGTTGAAGGAGGACCCGACATGTCAAAAGAAGAGCAAGAAGCTCACGGCATTAACAACAGCATTACCCACGTCGATTTCATGGTTGGCTCTGGTGACATGAACATTGATGGTATTAAAGAAGACGGCAGTCGCGAACCTGTATTCCGTAATGGGGAATGGGCAACGAACGACTAA
- the bshB2 gene encoding bacillithiol biosynthesis deacetylase BshB2, which yields MERQVLVVFPHPDDEAFGVAGTILSHTQNGTPVTYACLTLGEMGRNMGRPLIANRETLPEIRLKELNEACRLLGIKDLRRFGMRDKTIEFTDEALLVNRMSELIDDVNPSLIITFYPGYAVHPDHNSTAAAVIQAVQKMKPEERPTVHALAFSEGCEEEIGEPDIVHDVSAYADQKIKVVEAHESQTAGIIEMMKQRFLENDETMKDRINTERFWTYPVDNG from the coding sequence ATGGAACGTCAAGTATTAGTTGTTTTTCCCCATCCCGATGACGAAGCTTTTGGAGTTGCCGGTACGATTTTGTCACATACACAAAACGGAACCCCGGTCACCTACGCTTGCCTCACACTTGGTGAAATGGGACGAAATATGGGGCGCCCTTTGATTGCCAACCGGGAAACGTTGCCCGAGATCCGTCTAAAGGAGCTTAATGAAGCATGCCGCCTTTTAGGCATTAAAGACCTTCGTCGCTTTGGCATGCGCGATAAAACAATCGAATTTACCGATGAAGCTTTACTTGTAAACCGAATGTCTGAGCTCATTGATGACGTGAATCCTTCGTTAATTATCACTTTTTACCCTGGATACGCTGTTCACCCTGATCACAATTCAACAGCAGCGGCTGTTATTCAAGCTGTTCAAAAGATGAAGCCGGAAGAGCGTCCCACTGTTCACGCGCTCGCTTTTTCTGAAGGGTGCGAAGAGGAGATCGGTGAACCCGATATCGTACATGATGTTAGTGCGTACGCTGACCAAAAAATCAAAGTTGTCGAAGCCCATGAATCACAAACGGCGGGTATTATCGAAATGATGAAGCAACGATTCCTTGAAAATGATGAAACGATGAAAGACCGAATAAACACCGAACGCTTTTGGACATACCCTGTTGATAATGGCTAG
- a CDS encoding aminoimidazole riboside kinase, with protein MKKGIVSLGEALIDFIPLDDHNEVFQKSPGGAPANVAVGLARLGARSTFLGKVGDDVLGRFLEETLQSYGVNTEGLTFSKDVRTGVVFVTLGEGGERSFEFYIDPSADRFLAEKEVDTSIFEEHNLLHFGSISLISEPARSATKKAVSFAKEQGVIVSYDPNLRISLWKDEQTARDTIISMLDQVDVLKISEEELEFITGKKDIDAGVKALRDYQVPVTLITLGAEGSYIFVNNEKTHVPAMKVNAVDTTGAGDAFVSGMLYQLHHYDKSVDDLTVAEAAEMARFASVSGGLAAATKGAMTALPTLDQVKMILNEQV; from the coding sequence ATGAAAAAAGGGATTGTTAGTTTAGGGGAGGCTTTGATTGATTTTATTCCATTAGACGATCATAATGAGGTCTTTCAAAAAAGTCCAGGTGGTGCTCCGGCAAATGTAGCCGTGGGTTTGGCGCGTCTGGGAGCTCGTTCTACCTTCTTAGGTAAAGTGGGTGATGATGTTCTCGGTCGATTTTTAGAAGAAACACTGCAATCATACGGCGTAAATACTGAAGGGTTAACCTTCTCTAAAGACGTTCGCACAGGCGTTGTATTCGTTACATTAGGTGAAGGCGGGGAAAGAAGCTTTGAATTCTATATTGACCCGAGTGCTGATCGTTTTTTAGCGGAAAAAGAAGTTGACACCTCGATCTTTGAAGAACACAATTTGCTTCATTTTGGTTCGATTAGTCTGATTAGCGAGCCGGCTCGGTCTGCGACGAAAAAGGCTGTTTCGTTTGCAAAGGAACAAGGAGTTATTGTTTCTTATGATCCGAATTTGAGGATCAGTTTGTGGAAGGATGAGCAAACTGCGAGGGATACAATTATTTCGATGTTAGATCAAGTAGATGTGTTGAAGATTTCTGAAGAAGAACTTGAGTTTATTACGGGGAAAAAAGATATTGACGCGGGTGTAAAAGCTCTTCGTGACTATCAGGTTCCGGTGACATTGATAACGCTTGGGGCTGAAGGTAGCTATATTTTTGTTAATAATGAGAAAACGCATGTTCCTGCAATGAAAGTGAATGCGGTGGATACGACAGGGGCGGGGGATGCTTTTGTATCCGGTATGCTATATCAGCTTCACCATTACGACAAAAGTGTGGATGACCTCACTGTTGCAGAAGCAGCTGAAATGGCACGCTTTGCAAGTGTTTCGGGTGGTTTGGCAGCAGCGACCAAAGGGGCGATGACGGCTTTACCAACTCTCGATCAAGTGAAGATGATTTTAAATGAACAAGTGTAA
- the pdxK gene encoding pyridoxine/pyridoxal/pyridoxamine kinase: MTMKKALTIAGSDTSGGAGIQADLSTFQELGVYGMTALTTIVTMDPKNGWAHNVFPQPINVVETQLETVLDGVGIDAMKTGMLGSSEMIEMVAATITEKGANVVVDPVMVCKGVDEPLHPEHTVSYREALVPKATVVTPNLFEASQLSGLPPIETLNDMKQAAAKIKELGPSYVLIKGGGAIGETAVDVLYDGKEFEVLESKKIDTNYTHGAGCTYSSAICAGLANGKDVKTAVKDAKTFISKAIEGSFALNQYIGPVKRFAYREQ; the protein is encoded by the coding sequence ATGACAATGAAAAAAGCACTAACAATTGCAGGATCTGATACAAGTGGCGGGGCTGGTATCCAAGCTGATTTGTCAACATTTCAAGAGCTTGGTGTATATGGGATGACAGCACTCACGACCATCGTAACCATGGATCCGAAAAACGGCTGGGCACATAATGTTTTCCCACAGCCAATTAATGTCGTGGAAACCCAGCTCGAGACAGTTCTCGATGGTGTTGGCATCGATGCTATGAAAACGGGCATGCTTGGTTCTAGTGAAATGATTGAAATGGTAGCCGCTACAATTACGGAAAAAGGAGCTAATGTCGTCGTCGATCCTGTTATGGTTTGTAAAGGTGTAGATGAACCACTTCACCCCGAGCATACAGTGAGCTACCGCGAAGCGCTTGTACCTAAGGCAACCGTCGTCACACCTAACCTGTTTGAAGCCTCTCAATTGAGCGGTTTACCACCAATCGAAACACTTAACGATATGAAGCAGGCAGCAGCAAAAATTAAAGAGCTGGGACCAAGCTACGTACTCATCAAAGGTGGCGGTGCTATCGGGGAAACTGCCGTGGACGTCCTTTACGACGGTAAAGAATTCGAAGTTCTTGAATCAAAAAAAATTGACACTAACTACACACACGGAGCTGGCTGTACTTACTCATCAGCGATTTGTGCGGGACTAGCAAATGGCAAGGACGTAAAAACTGCCGTGAAAGACGCGAAAACGTTCATTTCAAAAGCGATCGAAGGTTCATTTGCTTTGAATCAATACATTGGGCCGGTGAAGCGATTCGCATATCGAGAGCAGTGA
- a CDS encoding ATP-grasp domain-containing protein, whose product MDKVYIIHENEEWTAPLKEALHSHNVPFEDWHMGEGMIDLQEEPPQGIFYNRMSASSHTRGHRYAPELTQAVLTWLESHGRRVLNNRTALSLELSKVMQYEALKRYGIQTPDTIAALGKEQLIKSAHSFPTPFITKHNRAGKGLGVMRFDAVDALVRHVSEPEFSESIDGITLLQQFVESPTQTITRCEFIGGKFFYAVRVDTSDGFELCPAEACEIGDGSCPTTGTETESVTRPKFEIIENFQSPLIEKYEAFLAGNGITFAGIEFIENADGKTYTYDVNTNTNYNPQAEKTAGMFGMQEVALHLKNELAMLSEPVRR is encoded by the coding sequence ATGGATAAGGTATATATCATCCATGAAAACGAAGAATGGACAGCACCTTTAAAAGAAGCGTTGCATTCTCACAATGTTCCTTTTGAAGACTGGCATATGGGCGAAGGTATGATCGATTTACAAGAAGAGCCACCTCAAGGCATCTTTTACAATCGCATGAGCGCCTCTTCTCATACACGCGGGCACCGCTATGCACCAGAACTTACTCAAGCAGTACTCACCTGGCTCGAAAGTCACGGCCGTCGAGTATTAAACAATCGTACAGCACTCTCCCTTGAATTGAGCAAGGTGATGCAATATGAAGCATTAAAACGTTACGGCATCCAAACACCTGATACGATTGCTGCTTTAGGAAAAGAGCAGCTCATAAAGTCAGCCCACTCATTTCCCACTCCATTTATCACCAAGCATAACCGTGCGGGAAAAGGACTTGGTGTGATGCGTTTTGACGCAGTTGATGCCCTTGTGAGACATGTATCTGAACCGGAATTTTCCGAATCCATCGATGGTATCACTCTTCTTCAACAATTTGTTGAATCCCCTACTCAAACCATCACCCGCTGTGAATTTATCGGTGGAAAGTTCTTTTATGCTGTGCGTGTCGATACATCTGACGGCTTCGAACTTTGTCCTGCTGAAGCTTGTGAAATCGGAGACGGCTCTTGTCCGACAACAGGCACTGAGACCGAATCAGTCACAAGACCTAAATTTGAAATTATCGAGAACTTTCAAAGTCCACTAATAGAAAAATATGAAGCCTTTTTAGCAGGAAATGGGATCACCTTTGCCGGTATTGAGTTTATTGAAAATGCAGATGGGAAAACCTATACGTATGATGTCAACACGAATACGAACTATAATCCTCAAGCAGAAAAAACAGCTGGTATGTTTGGCATGCAAGAAGTTGCGCTCCATTTAAAAAACGAATTGGCCATGTTATCAGAGCCGGTTCGTAGATAA
- a CDS encoding M20 family metallopeptidase: MELREFVLQAVEENQETYLTTSHLIHERPEIGNEEYFASETLTALLINNGFDVEKAVAGHETSFVATKASCKEGPTIGFLAEYDALPGLGHACGHNIIGTASVAAGISLSEVLHETGGKVVVFGTPAEEGGPNGSAKGSFVKSGLLEGVDVCMMIHPYNKNTRSGNSLAVDPLDFEFTGRSAHAAASPEQGINALDSVIQLFNGVNALRQHTTDDIRIHGIITHGGDAPNIVPDYAKARFYIRAATRERCTEVTKKVRAIAEGAALATGAELNVIKIQNEVDNFKLNDSLDALFQEQVESLGAPFDPVNNKGLGSTDAGNVSQVVPTIHPFLKIGAEDLVVHTDAFREAAKSKEGDEALLLGAKSLALTGLLLLMEPDRLNKIKAEFETEQAALV; encoded by the coding sequence ATGGAATTAAGAGAATTTGTTTTACAGGCTGTAGAAGAAAACCAAGAAACGTATCTAACCACAAGTCACCTTATACATGAACGCCCTGAAATCGGCAATGAAGAGTACTTTGCTTCTGAAACATTAACAGCGTTGCTTATAAACAATGGGTTTGACGTTGAAAAAGCCGTCGCTGGTCATGAAACGTCTTTTGTAGCTACGAAAGCCTCCTGTAAAGAAGGGCCAACGATTGGGTTCTTGGCAGAGTACGACGCACTTCCTGGTCTTGGTCACGCGTGCGGTCATAATATCATCGGAACTGCAAGCGTTGCGGCAGGAATTTCCTTGAGCGAAGTTCTTCATGAAACAGGAGGGAAGGTCGTTGTCTTTGGAACGCCAGCAGAAGAGGGAGGGCCAAATGGCAGTGCGAAAGGGAGCTTTGTAAAGTCAGGCCTTCTTGAAGGAGTGGACGTCTGCATGATGATTCACCCGTATAACAAAAATACACGCTCTGGAAATTCGTTAGCAGTCGATCCACTAGATTTCGAATTCACTGGGCGCTCTGCTCATGCAGCAGCTTCACCAGAGCAGGGAATTAACGCATTGGATAGTGTAATTCAGCTTTTTAACGGCGTAAATGCACTGCGTCAGCATACAACAGATGATATACGAATCCATGGGATCATAACTCATGGAGGTGACGCGCCAAACATCGTTCCTGATTACGCAAAAGCGCGCTTTTACATTCGTGCAGCGACAAGAGAAAGGTGCACCGAAGTCACGAAAAAAGTTCGAGCGATTGCCGAGGGAGCAGCGCTAGCTACTGGTGCAGAGCTTAATGTGATTAAGATTCAAAATGAAGTAGATAACTTTAAGCTAAACGATTCCCTGGATGCTCTTTTTCAAGAGCAGGTAGAAAGCTTGGGCGCGCCCTTTGATCCAGTAAACAACAAAGGGTTAGGTTCCACTGATGCTGGAAATGTGAGCCAGGTTGTACCAACGATTCATCCGTTTTTGAAAATTGGAGCAGAGGATCTCGTTGTTCATACAGATGCCTTTCGGGAGGCGGCAAAATCTAAAGAGGGGGATGAGGCGCTACTATTAGGTGCGAAATCTCTTGCGCTCACTGGACTGCTGTTGTTGATGGAACCAGATCGATTAAATAAAATTAAAGCAGAGTTTGAAACGGAACAAGCAGCACTCGTTTAG
- a CDS encoding LTA synthase family protein: MRTFVNNHRFMMICLLTMWLKTYIVSKFVFNVSTENILQTIIFVLNPLSFMFIVFAFGLLMKAHFQRWYILTVSLLLSIALYSNAVYFREFTDIITLPMLVMSGNAGDLSTSVFELIRWYDVLFFADVILFAYLIWKKREWLTVTQVLYKRNKKVILAFLVSALVIIGLSQVDRPENPETMTHSFDREWLVKRYGLYNFYVYDAFIHTRTAAQALFSEEDDWDDIHDHLAQHRAPANPEMQGVASDKNVVMISLESIESFVIGESINGEEITPYLNELIGESYYFPNFYDQTGQGKTSDAEFLVNTSMYPLGRGAVFHTHSDNEYMGLPDTLRDEGYYTAAFHANDRTFYNRDIMYENMGYDDYFSQSYYDIGGDNTVGWGMKDIEFFEQSMEYLKDFSEPFYAKLLTLTNHFPYELDEEDHYIDPYSSSSDILNRYIPTVRYTDEAIKLFMEDMKEAGLYEETIFVFYGDHYGIAESHNEAMGEFLGKEIDVFENTQLARVPLIIHIPGQEGEELDTVAGKVDVKPTLLNLLGIPEWPHVMFGTDLFSEQREDFVVMRNGTIVTDDYLYVGETCYEKETGEPTLLESCDAMRERGEWEVFYSDNIIYGDLLRFR, encoded by the coding sequence ATGAGAACGTTCGTCAACAACCACCGCTTCATGATGATCTGTCTCCTTACGATGTGGTTAAAGACGTATATTGTCTCCAAGTTTGTTTTTAACGTATCCACGGAAAACATTCTGCAAACGATTATTTTCGTTCTGAATCCTCTTTCGTTCATGTTCATTGTGTTTGCCTTCGGGTTGTTAATGAAAGCACATTTCCAGCGGTGGTATATTCTTACTGTGAGCTTACTTCTTTCTATTGCTCTTTACAGCAATGCCGTTTATTTCCGGGAATTCACCGACATTATTACCCTACCGATGCTTGTAATGAGCGGGAATGCAGGAGATTTAAGTACGAGCGTCTTTGAACTTATTAGATGGTATGATGTATTGTTTTTTGCCGATGTTATTCTTTTTGCCTATCTCATTTGGAAAAAACGAGAATGGCTCACGGTAACTCAAGTTTTATACAAAAGAAATAAGAAAGTTATTCTAGCATTTTTAGTCTCTGCTCTTGTCATTATCGGATTATCTCAGGTTGATCGACCGGAAAATCCAGAAACAATGACGCATTCCTTTGATCGGGAGTGGCTGGTTAAACGGTACGGTCTCTATAATTTTTATGTGTACGACGCGTTTATTCATACGCGAACTGCGGCTCAGGCGCTTTTCTCTGAAGAGGATGATTGGGATGACATTCATGATCATCTTGCTCAACATCGAGCACCAGCGAATCCTGAAATGCAGGGTGTAGCAAGTGATAAAAATGTGGTTATGATTTCTTTGGAGTCTATTGAAAGTTTCGTGATAGGCGAGTCGATTAACGGGGAAGAAATAACGCCATATTTGAATGAGCTAATTGGGGAAAGCTACTATTTTCCTAACTTTTATGATCAGACAGGACAAGGAAAAACGTCTGATGCAGAGTTTTTAGTAAATACATCCATGTATCCGTTGGGAAGAGGAGCAGTTTTTCACACTCATAGTGATAACGAATATATGGGTCTTCCTGACACACTTCGGGATGAAGGCTACTATACAGCTGCTTTTCATGCTAATGACAGAACCTTCTACAACCGGGATATTATGTACGAAAATATGGGGTATGATGATTACTTTTCACAAAGCTATTATGATATTGGTGGTGACAACACTGTAGGATGGGGAATGAAGGATATTGAGTTTTTTGAGCAATCCATGGAATATCTTAAAGATTTTTCAGAACCGTTCTACGCAAAGTTGTTAACGTTGACTAACCACTTTCCATATGAATTGGATGAGGAAGATCATTATATTGATCCCTACTCATCGTCCAGTGATATTTTAAACCGTTACATTCCAACGGTTCGTTATACGGATGAAGCGATTAAACTGTTTATGGAAGATATGAAGGAAGCGGGCTTGTATGAAGAGACAATTTTTGTCTTCTATGGCGACCATTATGGCATCGCCGAGAGTCATAACGAGGCGATGGGGGAATTTTTAGGAAAAGAAATTGACGTTTTCGAAAATACTCAGCTTGCTCGTGTACCTCTCATCATCCACATTCCGGGTCAAGAAGGTGAGGAGTTGGACACAGTAGCTGGAAAGGTTGATGTCAAACCAACTTTACTAAACTTGCTAGGAATTCCTGAGTGGCCCCACGTCATGTTCGGGACCGATCTTTTTTCAGAGCAAAGGGAAGATTTCGTTGTAATGAGAAACGGTACAATTGTTACAGACGATTATCTTTACGTTGGAGAGACGTGCTACGAAAAAGAAACAGGAGAACCCACCTTGTTAGAGTCATGTGATGCCATGCGTGAACGAGGTGAATGGGAAGTGTTTTATTCCGACAACATTATCTACGGGGACCTCCTACGCTTTCGCTAA
- a CDS encoding M14 family zinc carboxypeptidase, whose protein sequence is MNKIVKALVVTLVWTLIFASTMNVHANGNGPSTEGETNISSILTYDEMIESLEQIERTSRRDVDVFTLADYGTEYNKSEQGRDLYVAKVGDGPKKMWVQSRIHGDEPYGAEASIELLKKLGNNGSKDYQTLVDEFTLYFIPMYNPDGSEMNIRQTVLWDQENDEPLLDQNGNETRIDLNRDWAHHAFEAKESKAFYEFWTDLQPDYVLDIHHQGLKEMYGTGETVTMSLGISLAPGGPTLPGIKDGAYDELTRQMQVHVYDALTEFGHITIDRYQVGQGLEIDIHGGVVSAMMLGLDHEGLNPEGYSNPAIFFETSGNTRDGNLGQRSRGKLIRQNEIGIKHLLLGLANGEVYEADADRWDEIPHRPTEGYQTDHSGIVPVGY, encoded by the coding sequence ATGAATAAAATAGTAAAAGCACTAGTCGTTACTTTAGTTTGGACTCTCATTTTCGCTTCAACAATGAATGTACACGCCAACGGGAATGGTCCTTCCACAGAGGGAGAAACGAACATTTCTAGTATACTTACGTACGATGAAATGATTGAATCATTAGAGCAAATTGAGCGAACAAGCAGGCGTGATGTTGATGTCTTCACTCTTGCTGACTATGGAACTGAGTACAACAAAAGTGAACAAGGTAGAGATTTGTATGTAGCAAAAGTTGGGGACGGACCTAAGAAAATGTGGGTGCAAAGCCGGATCCACGGTGATGAACCATACGGAGCAGAAGCTTCTATTGAGCTATTAAAGAAGTTAGGGAATAATGGTTCGAAAGATTATCAGACGCTTGTCGATGAATTTACGTTATATTTCATCCCGATGTATAACCCAGATGGTAGTGAAATGAATATCCGTCAAACCGTTTTATGGGATCAAGAAAACGATGAACCCCTTTTAGATCAAAACGGAAATGAAACTCGTATTGATTTAAACCGTGATTGGGCACATCATGCTTTCGAGGCTAAAGAATCTAAAGCTTTTTACGAATTTTGGACAGACCTTCAACCTGATTATGTACTCGATATTCATCATCAAGGGTTGAAAGAAATGTATGGCACAGGTGAGACGGTTACGATGTCATTAGGTATTTCACTCGCTCCAGGCGGCCCAACCTTACCGGGAATTAAAGATGGCGCTTATGATGAGCTTACCCGTCAAATGCAAGTCCACGTCTACGATGCATTGACGGAGTTTGGACATATTACGATTGACCGTTACCAGGTTGGCCAGGGCTTAGAAATTGACATTCATGGCGGAGTCGTTTCAGCAATGATGCTTGGGTTGGATCACGAAGGATTAAATCCAGAGGGCTATAGTAACCCTGCGATCTTCTTTGAAACATCCGGTAATACGCGTGACGGCAACCTGGGACAACGCTCAAGAGGGAAATTAATCCGCCAAAACGAAATCGGAATTAAGCATCTCCTTCTTGGTTTGGCCAATGGAGAAGTGTATGAAGCCGATGCAGATCGTTGGGATGAGATCCCGCACCGCCCTACTGAAGGATATCAGACCGATCATAGCGGGATTGTTCCTGTAGGGTACTAA
- a CDS encoding YojF family protein, which produces MKPIDRQQVQQTIDQLAGKELYIHLETTNGAYASHKNQSFFSAGAFLRNAKIQYVQGKLTGEGPFRLGLEMESGWAYAEGLTDWEIDDSHQVLLAGHDHDGKLAIAFQLSEKPFRK; this is translated from the coding sequence ATGAAACCAATTGATCGCCAACAAGTCCAGCAAACAATCGACCAGCTTGCTGGAAAAGAATTATATATTCATTTGGAAACAACGAATGGGGCCTATGCCTCACATAAGAATCAAAGCTTTTTTTCTGCCGGAGCTTTTTTAAGAAATGCAAAGATACAATACGTACAAGGAAAATTGACCGGAGAAGGCCCTTTTCGATTAGGCCTTGAAATGGAGAGTGGCTGGGCCTACGCCGAAGGATTAACCGACTGGGAAATTGACGATTCGCACCAAGTCCTCCTTGCAGGCCACGACCATGACGGAAAGCTAGCCATCGCTTTTCAATTAAGTGAAAAACCATTCCGAAAATAA
- a CDS encoding glycoside hydrolase family 32 protein — MTDNEKKLIQQAEDKVKECESKVESDPHRLTYHLMAPVGLINDPNGWIQWRGTYHMFYQWNPFDTGHGAKFWGHYTSKDLVNWKHEKIALSPSEWYEKNGCYSGSAVDLDGKLTLFYTGNVKDEEGNRESYQCVAQSVDGIHFEKKGPVIAELPEGYTAHFRDPKVWKEQGEWYMVIGAQTKDLKGHALLYRSEDGKSWSFLGPVAGSGVPPLHDFGYMWECPDLFSLEDKKVLIVSPQGLQPEGMHYHNTYQAGYFIGELDLAAPKFHHGAFDELDRGFEFYAPQTTVDEKGRRIMIGWMGVPEQQEDLHPTIENGWIHCLTLPRELKRKGCRLIQVPVDDLEALRSGEVSVEKATVEHQGVTFEGVSGDTLEIEIRDFTNLPAYFEIEFRREARLIYDREARVMTFERKSFANRLTERRQCHLEELRSLRIFLDTSSAELFVNGGEEVFTARYFPGPHEKNIQFSSSEPTSFSLKKWTLGL; from the coding sequence ATGACAGACAATGAAAAAAAGCTGATTCAACAAGCAGAAGATAAAGTGAAAGAGTGTGAAAGTAAGGTTGAAAGTGATCCTCACCGTTTGACGTATCATTTGATGGCTCCGGTAGGGCTCATCAATGATCCGAACGGCTGGATTCAATGGCGAGGCACTTACCATATGTTCTATCAATGGAACCCGTTCGACACCGGTCATGGTGCAAAATTCTGGGGTCACTACACTTCTAAAGATTTAGTGAATTGGAAGCACGAAAAGATTGCCCTTTCCCCAAGTGAGTGGTATGAAAAAAACGGCTGTTATTCAGGCAGTGCTGTCGACTTAGATGGAAAACTCACCCTCTTTTACACAGGGAATGTAAAAGATGAGGAGGGAAATCGTGAATCCTATCAATGTGTAGCACAGTCAGTGGACGGAATTCATTTTGAAAAAAAGGGACCTGTTATTGCCGAACTCCCAGAAGGCTATACGGCACACTTCCGGGACCCGAAAGTGTGGAAAGAGCAGGGTGAGTGGTATATGGTCATTGGGGCTCAGACGAAGGACCTTAAAGGACATGCACTGCTTTATCGCTCAGAAGACGGTAAAAGTTGGAGTTTTTTAGGGCCGGTTGCAGGTTCTGGAGTACCTCCGCTTCATGATTTCGGCTATATGTGGGAATGTCCAGACCTCTTTTCACTAGAAGATAAAAAAGTGCTGATTGTTTCTCCACAAGGCCTTCAACCAGAAGGGATGCACTACCATAACACATACCAAGCTGGGTATTTTATTGGTGAATTAGACTTAGCGGCTCCGAAGTTTCATCACGGGGCTTTTGATGAACTAGACCGCGGCTTTGAATTTTACGCTCCACAAACGACAGTGGATGAGAAGGGTAGAAGAATAATGATCGGATGGATGGGGGTTCCTGAACAGCAGGAAGATCTTCATCCAACGATTGAGAACGGTTGGATTCATTGCTTAACCCTTCCTCGTGAGTTAAAGCGAAAGGGATGTCGCTTAATTCAAGTACCAGTTGATGACCTGGAAGCGTTACGTAGTGGGGAGGTTTCTGTTGAAAAGGCTACAGTGGAACACCAAGGAGTGACGTTTGAAGGGGTTAGTGGAGACACGTTAGAAATTGAAATTCGTGATTTCACCAACCTTCCTGCTTATTTTGAGATTGAATTTCGTAGAGAGGCGCGTCTCATTTATGATCGTGAGGCACGCGTAATGACATTTGAGCGTAAGAGTTTTGCAAACCGTCTAACAGAGAGAAGACAATGTCATTTAGAAGAGCTGCGCTCGTTGCGGATTTTCCTCGATACATCATCAGCCGAGCTGTTTGTAAACGGTGGAGAAGAAGTGTTTACCGCGCGTTACTTTCCAGGTCCGCATGAGAAAAACATCCAGTTTAGCTCATCTGAACCGACGTCTTTTTCTCTTAAGAAATGGACTCTTGGTCTTTAA